A window of Daphnia carinata strain CSIRO-1 chromosome 5, CSIRO_AGI_Dcar_HiC_V3, whole genome shotgun sequence genomic DNA:
CCTTACATGTAATTTGAAGGACGAGTGAAAGGAAATCAGAAGAATGCAAACAAATTTGTAATAAAAGCCCGTTAAGCAAAATGGGATTACctaaattgattttttggattttgttCTTGATTTAGGACGGTGTCATATAGCAGAACTGGAGAAAAAATAATGGTGAGGAAAAAACAATACTTATGTACATAGTTGTCTGTTCCACGAGTTGATCATCGCACCAAACAACATTTCGAAACCTGAACgagaaaaaggacaaaataTATGCGACCGGTCCCGTACCCATTCATAACCAGGTACAACGTAGTTGCATATATTTTATACCTCTTtcgttaaattaaaaataaagtttcCTCCACCTTTCAAGGTATTAACCTACATACATTCGACCcccaaaacagaaaaacaagtgaaaaaaggaaaaaagcagGTTTTTTCAAGAGTGTCTCGTTACGCAGACACCATCCACGGCATAATACCATTCCATACGTGTTTTTATTCAGGTTTGTTATGGAATCTAGTAATTATTTATGTGTAACCATCGAATTCTTTGTGTAGTCGCAAATACGGGGAACACAACAAGCGCTTGTTGCGTTCCCATAGTTACACGCCTTTCTAAGGTTGCCTAAGAATTTCTAATATCCCGCAAAAGTGGTATAGCCAATGTCACACGCAATATCACAACGTGTGTTTCAAGACGTCTCAGCGCTAATTTGCCACATAACGGCGAACAAATGCGTGGATCACAAATGTGATATCTGTAAATACTCGACATGTAgggtattttttcttcttactaCTTGTAggtttacatttttattaacTAAACTTTCTTCTAGGGCTCTGCCGTTgcggttttttgttttgggaattttaaaattatcgCTAAGATTGAAGAAAACTGCAGGAGACGGTAAAAAGCTATCTAGAAGATCAAACGACTTACATTCGTCGTTAAAATACCGCATCATCCATAACGAATCAGTGGCTAATCTATTTGGTGCGAATAGCTTTCCTTCAAACTACAACAACCGGATAAGCACCACAAGCCTACACAGCTGGAAATTCGTCCACCAGATATCATTACCACTCAATCACGACATGATCGATTTACAGGAtgaaaattaaataagaaaattggacaaaatacattttttttactaacaatttattggaaaaatgaaattttttttacgtagggtgtttggtttttgaataataaaagaagtttgatgtgtcacgctatcgctgtagcgtactggcgcgccagtaatggtttcgattcgcacacaccctaattttatattttagattactccaaaactaaGTTCTACTCCAAAACTAagctctacgtaaaaaaaaattccattttcgtgttccttggttaatttgaatcagaatcatctacagttatctagatttaatgctattattttttaataggtaaaacttttaagcccgacaatataagcccgggcttattttttaacccaacttttgaccgttttttacattttattcaaaaactatgagtcccacgaaaaaacaaccctcatattcgtgatgcccgttcaattctgcatcgaaaccatgcatttacagcgaaatctaaaattttgccaaaattgaaaaagtgagaaggctatagccttcctacttttgtcaaaatcgtaaaaaatcgaaatctctcagaatgcgatgaaattcgtacagtataaccctattttaacgctgattcagaaaaagccctttgtttgtttgtcaagtaagccgtttttgaaataattgtcattttgctaaggccttgcttactttttgaaacccaacttcaccgttttttacgttttattcaaaaactatgagtcccacgaaaaaacaaccctcatattcgtgatgcccgttcaattctgcatcgaaaccatgcatttacagcgaaatctaaaattttgccaaaattgaaaaagtgagaaggctatagccttcctacttttgtcaaaatcgtaaaaaatcgaaatctctcagaatgcgatgaaattcgtacagtataacccaattttaacgctgattcagaaaaagccctttgtttgtttgtcaagtaagccgtttttgaaataattgtcattttgctaaggccttgcttactttttgaaacccaacttcaccgttttttacgttttattcaaaaactatgagtcccacgaaaaaacaaccctcatattcgtgatgcccgttcaattctgcatcgaaaccatgcatttatagcgaaatctaaaattttgccaaaattgaaaaagtgagaaggctatagccttcctacttttgtcaaaatcgtaaaaaatcgaaatctctcagaatgcgatgaaattcgcacagtataacccaattttaacgctgattcagaaaaagccctttgtttgtttgtcaagtaagccgtttttgaaataattgtcattttgctaaggccttgcttactttttgaaacccaacttcaccgttttttacgttttattcaaaaactatgagtcccacgaaaaaacaaccctcatattcgtgatgcccattcaattctgcatcgaaaccatgcatttacagcgaaatctaaaattttgccaaaattgaaaaagtgagaaggctatagccttcctacttttgtcaaaatcgtaaaaaatcgcaatctctcagaatgcgatgaaattcgtacagtataacccaattttaacgctgattcaaaaaaagccatttgtttttttgtgaaataagccgtttttgaaacaatcataatttaaagataaagtaggtcttatttattttgtcgggcttatttcttAAACCGCacttcaccgttttttacgttttattcaaaaactatgagtcccacgagataACAACCCTCAAATTCTGATTGCCCTATGGTCTGAATTGCAATCTTGCTAGTGCATTGTCGCTTTCTCATGATTTTTAATACTACGTTATATTTTACGTTATATTTTATCCGCTTACCTTCGATAACACGTATTAATtgaccattaaaaaaataaaacaaataaataaataaataattgtaaaaaaaaagttttcttcatctttttcttctacagCATGCGCGAAATTTGCAACAGAAAGGACTTGTCGAGTGGTTAGGCAAATTTCCCTGCTTTAATGAAAGATTCACtccagtttcatttttctatcttGTCAAGATTAATTTGATGCTCCCCACTGAGAACctcaaaatttttgtttttcgcgaATTACCGGTGAAAAATGGGCTGACAACCCTACCTGAATAATAACGGGTGAGTTTGAATCATAATTGGCGATGAAATATGGAGAGAATAAATTTGTGTGACattacactaaaaaaaaaaacagcgtaaATTAAGTTAGTGAAAGACGTAGAAATAATAgtggcattaaaaaaaagcaatagcTGTCAAGAATAAATCCATGAACAAGGTCGGTTGATCGTTCCCTACATTCTATCTACCTGCTGCGGGCTAGATTTTGAGATTCTTCAGAAACGAAGTTCTCTGACGGGCGTAATTCTGTAAAAAACAAGACTAATGAGTTCTTAGTCAGTTCCATATGGTTTGCAGCAGTAGGCAAAACccatttaatttcatttttttttttattatttcttctgCGTATTGATCAAGGAGAACACAGCACAAGGGTGTGCTTTGGAAGATAGATAGGAGGGGattagaaaaagagaagaaaaattctaaaGGTCTGGGTGTAGAAACGGTACACCGCTTCTGATAATTATAGAAGTGGTAAATCATTGAAGGTAATTGCAGATGTCCCCCTATATTTCACTGAATTTGTTCAGTTTCTCCATAATTGGAATGTTAAAACTATAAAGATATACCAAACAATCATCACTTCTAGAATTTCAATTTCCCATAAATAAAATTGCCAGGGGCTGAAGGATCGTCCGAAGTGAAGAATTCCTTCCATAGTTGTGCGAACGTAGACGAATCCATGACAGATGAATTGTTCTGCAAATGGCGATTACAACACGTCACGCTTGTCAGAACAACGAACTCGAAGTAAATCTATCGTTTGCAGTAACATTACCTTCGTCAATAACTTGAAGGCTTCGGAGCAGTCACTGTCTGAAACATCGCCACGCTTGTTAACGGCAGCAAATTCCTCTAATTCGATTGTTCCTTCACCTGATTAATTTCACACGAAACGCGCCTTAGTGCGGAAACATTACGAAAATAATCTGCTTTCTCTTTGAAACCTGAGGTATCCATGATGCTGAAATAGAAGTCTCTGTACTTATCCTGCCACTCCTGTGAATCGTTGCCACCCTTGGCGTACGTCTCCCACATGGTGCACCACTCATTTTGATCAACCTACAAAGTTTATCCAATGGCCAAGCTCGTTACATCGTCGGTGACAGGTGCAAATTGTTGTTTACGAGAAAATAGAGCAAGCATATCTTACGGAACCATCGCTGTTGGAATCGGCTCGTTTAAGGGCCTCCCAGACGTCTAGAAGCCGCTGAAGAACTTGGGCGCCCCTGCCCTCGTTCACACTCCAACCGTGCACCCGACATGTGCGCTAGACACGAACAAGAATGTAGCTTTAAATTAGTTGAGCAAGAATTTCGGTCAACAAGCGTGCAATCGAAAAGCGTTGAAGTATGCAATAAGAGAGAGTTTGCAGCGGCCACGTTTACGGTGTCGTAGGTTTCGGAATCAATTCCTACTTTGTTAAATATTACAGATCCTAGCTTCAAGAATTGtcggtaaataaaaaatatatactcCTATATCAATTCATTTTAAATCTAGGTCTGGCTGCGGGGAATAACAATGCCGACAGGGGATTTCAAAGACGACGTACATCACGGCATAAACCAATCGGCTTCAAACAAACTAGGGACGATTTTGTTTTACAGCAAAAGTgcaaaaggaataaagaatCTTTTACCTCGGCTGCCAGGCGGAAATCTTGTTGATCAATAGCACCACTGTTGTCCACGTCTGGAAGGGAAATTTGTAACATAGAAGATAGCATCAAATAGTTGCAATCTGTTTGTAGGAAGCATAAACAAACCGAAAAAAGTCTTGAAGACGTAAATCAATTTGTTGCGACGAAAATCAGACATTGCCATGTTTGTTTCTGGTTTATCGTTTCACCTAAAATAGAACAACAAGACAAAGATAAAGAACCAAATTAAGTGAGCAAAGAATtaagaagcaaaacaaatacgAAACACGATCAAGTTTATGAACAGGTGAGACTATCGACCGTGTCCAAAAGCTTGTTCGCTTTGAACGCTAACGGTCCCTTGTGAAAGCGGACGATAGCATTGAGACCAGTCGATACGCCAGGCGTCTCACAATGAGGTAAATGTCACGCTGCAGATTGTAACCCTTCCGCACCCCCTTCGCTACCCACTCCCTTTAGATGTTCTATGGCTCGTGAAACATGTTGCGCGCTGCACAACAGATTGATCGATAGGAAAACCCAAAGGGGGAGCTTCCTGCAAGGCAGAATCCAACGGGATCTGGTCTGTCTCTGtcgctatatatatatagagttTCTGTGCGACAAGCAAGGAGATTGTGACTCGGAATCAACTCCCCTTTGGGATTCAGTTCAGTCTGATTTGGTACTGTATTCAACCGGCTAATGTAAGATGTTTTTCTATGATTCTCCTAAGATGAGgtcttggaaaaagaaaatgtctacGAAATGCGATGGCGCATTGCAGCAACGGTAAAACTCCTCGGGTTCGTAAGACCTATCTGAATCAATTGGAAACTTCAATTTcctgaacttttttttttctaattctcaTAAAGAACCTATGTTCGATGATCGATTACACGACGCCACTCAATAACCTGTTGATGTCCCAATGGAAATCGAAAGTTGCTCGTTCACAGATATTACccacaaatatttttcaattttttattgtttgggGGGAAGCGGAAGAGGCTTCTTTGCGAGAGACTCGTTTTGTTGGAGAATACGTACTACCTTCCCATTGAGTTAATATGCTTCGTTGCTCACAGCCCCCACTTTTCCGTACGCATACAAAACCTTCGCTCGGCAAAAGCTTTTAACGACAAGCAGAGGACATCATTACGACGATGACATATTaattgggaaaaataaaagtagttataaaatgaaaaagaaaaaaataatgttttgtCAGGATGtctttgggggaaaaaaacgtgCGCAGATCGATTTTTCAACAGGTCCCAATAAAAAGCAGATGGCACAAAATCAAAAGTGGTTAGCTAACACGACGGCAAAGAGGAtaatggaagaagaaaggccAAAGAAAACTAATCCATGAAATAAAAGTCAGAAAAATTAAACCACTCTATTACTTACCGCATCATATAATCTAATAGACAAGCTACGCCGCTTATCCGCTTAGGAGAATGGAGGATTTACGGAGTACCTCCCGAACGCCATGTTTTGCCCACAATTCTGTTCAgtaatctttttaaaaattatgaGAACGGCATTTCAATAATTGACGTGCGAAGGGAAACAACTGAAACCCGTTATTGACTAATATCTTTGCACCCCTTGTGAGAACTACTTCACTGGGGCATCTTTTCAACAAGATTTTGTTGGTTGAACCGGATGACTCCCCGGAAGCCCCAAAAACCACGGGCCGATTTCCTATTGATCGATTGGTCGCTAAAATGCTGCATTCCTCATTGCCAATCACATTGACCGGCTTTTGCACTTATATAATAGGTGTCTGGGTACAGCaagatattaaaaaacaaacaaaaagaactaCAGGCGAGATTGCAACGATCTATCCAAATCAACAATATAATCAAAATCAAGATTTGATAGTCAACAAAGAGCTAAGAAGGTTGTTTAAACGAACACAGATCACGTCCGTTCTGTAAGTAACTAGGGAAACAGTCACGAGAATTTGAACTTACGTTCGATCGGGACGACAGCTGCGGGAGATGTAATGACAGTAATGGACTGCGCTCGGGCAAAGTTGGCGATGCAATGTGCTCTACGGACACGTCAGGTCTCATTCTTGTACATATAACCAAGGTGGGCGGAGCAGACGGACGAGATAGGCCGTGCCCGATGGTTCTGTCGTTACACATGCTGCATCTGGTTTACGAGGGGCGGACGGGTGAAAAGATGGAAGTGAAGAGTGACCGTCCAGCGTCTCGTACAACTTGAGTCCGTCACATCGATCAAATTGGATGAGACTGAATCAAGATTTCGTTCGCTTATCAAGGGACAGCCCACCAAATGCGGCTGAAAGTGCCGTGACACTTGGCCTGATTGGCATCTAATTATAAACACAAACAACGTGTGCTATTCAACGCAAATGACCAAAGTATGACGTCCGCATGACAAAATCTATTTACCCATTTACCGGTGGCCGTGCGTCAGTAGATAATCGCCAACGATTAAAGTCTGAACTCTCTGACGAAGCCCGATAACTTAGGGATGATTACATAACTAGCGGTGCAATTGGGTTCGACCATCGACGGATACATGTAATGCGATTGTCACTGGATTAATAATAGCATCAATTTTTTAGTACACGCGGAAAGGACCAGTCATTAAATCTACAACAGCGCCGTGAACGTAAATACAGTGATCCTCAAGAGATGTCCTTCACTGTTCGATTTCTCAAGCGTGATACAACTCCTCGCCAGGTGGAATCACTTTCACTAACCTGTTGTCGGTTATGCTCCGTTTTCTTTACCCTCCCCACCCCTCCGTTTATCCCGGAGACATCAAGTAACATTGAAATACATTTAGGACGATTACTTAACGACACTGCGTCACGTTCCCGATAGACTGATAACTGTGACTCATCTGTTTACAGCCAAAACATGAAGTACACAAATTTTAGCAAACTAATTCAAGGCAGACGAAATGGGTATCGCGGCATTTCTAACCCGTTCTGTGcgtgcaaaagaaaaataggtgACGCATACGTTTAAAAATCCTTGTCACGTCAGTTTCGGCGAATAAACAATAGCGCGAGGGCTAATAAGAAACTAAGAGTGAGAGCGAGGTTAACGATAAACAATGCGTTGCCCATAAAACGTTTTCGTATGGGAAGCTCGATTAGACTTACGGCGTGCTGCACGGGAACATCATTGCTTTCATCCAAAACACGTTAAAACAATTTCTACATCGATCGCGAACAGGAAAAGCGGAATCCATgtggtaaaaaataaaaagatctacattcaagaTGCATAACAATTCGGCTTCGTCCATCATGGCCCATACAAAGTTTCAGCCTTGTTTAGTCCGCCAAAACACGCAAGGCATTCACACGAACGTATAAGGCCCCTTTCATCTGGCTCACCTTTCCCTGTTGCCACTAGACGTGCGTGCTCTTTGGGTAACAAACATAATTGCTGTAAAAAATTACTAACATCcctttgaaagagaaaaagaaagaaaaaagtatcTTGCGCGTTACGTCGAATGCAAAGGCAATAAGCTCGAGCACAATGctattttccctttcttcgGCGAAAATGAAAGGCAAGGTAGATAAGACGTTATAAACATGCCACAAAATCGCTGATACACCTCCTTAATTGGTCGTATTTTTTGAAAGCGCTCTTTAAAAACCGAATTTgagaaaaggataaaaattGGGCTATTATTATACTAGCGTCTTACGATGTGGGTTCCGTTTACTTGTTACGCTTGGTAAAGAACTTTCAatagagaagaggaaaaataaaactgggCTATACGGTACAATAAACGCTAGGCGTTCTTTTGCGAAAACTCTATGAGTGAAAAACGTTCACAGAAGTGCGGGGTAAGTTAGAAACCGATTCCGGCGGGCTCTGAAGCGCGTCTAATATCAAAAGATAAATGAGAGAACATTCTAACTTGTTTTTAAGGGCAACGAAAAAGATTGTTGACGTAGGAAAACGAGCACCTTCGCCTAAACTAATGAATCAATCGAGTGTTTCCAGTTTGTTTCTAAGGCCAAAgtgtacaaagaaaaatgggcgCATCGAGACGTTAAATGCTTCCGTACCTTATAATCAAAGCCCACCTTGAAAGTCAGGTCAGATTTGATCAGCCTCGTATTTAAACGAGTAACTGCGCTTTTGCTTCGcgacaagggaaaaaaaaaaaaggaaaagacaaaaaaagaatacagaCTTACGTACCTTATATTTATTAGTAGTAGGCCCAAGTTCGTCGTTATTGCACGGCGTCATGCACTTGATGTTCAGGAAGCTGGACTTGCGCCCGATCAAGATGCATAAAAAGATGCAGGATGTGGAGGCGGAGGAGATGGCGCAAGAAAACTTATAACTTCTTTCCGCTGGGATTGAAAAAGTAGCAGTATTCAAAGAGACGTGGTTGGATCTTCAAGAGGCTACCGAAACTCTTGAACCTCGGTACAGCCTAAGAAGCAGTCACCTAAAAGAATCACTGTTCAGTGATCCTTCATAACTAAAAGACATTCATCAGACGCACCGTAGCTATGGTAGGGGTTACAAGTTCCTGGTCAGTCCCTCGTTGGATAATGGTCAGCATCTTCCTGATCGGTTGGATTCACCTATCAGCAGGTATATTGGATCACTCGTTCGATCTGCAgttaaaattcaattcaatcaaTTGATTGTATTCAATTGGGCTGCACGCATAGATAGAACAAGTACTTTAATCGGATGTTAACAATTGataactaaattttttaagattggttaatgatgaaaataaattttatattgcAAACTAATGTggaacatttttcgtttggccATTTTTGTGCAATTCACCATTTGTGGAATTTTAATGAATCGTCTATTtcgaaacgaaacaaaaaggaaagtgcCAACACTATGGTCACGCTTGTCTCGGAGGTAAGAAAACATTCCTTagtttgtttagttattcaatACACGATCTAGTAGGTAGAAAAGATTAGCAATTTATGTGATACATACCTGTTTCTTTGCAATAATTTGAAACTTTTCCATATGAATCGAAAAAAAGCCCATGGAAAGAAACGAGCAGAAGAGAGCTTTACTATCAATTCAATCCGACTGCCACAACAAAATCCCGTGCCAATCCCAcgacaattttcttttcttgccaACGAAGATTCATCTGAAGAAGTAATGAAGGTTTCCGCCACCGAGCCAGGTGACCACTTTGCGACTCAAACCCGCCGTCTGATTGGTAGACGTTTGCCTCCTGGATTCATATTCACCGTACTGACGTCACAACGTAATGGAGGCTGACTTCCTCACGTACTCAACGGAcgttaattcattttcttttcaatgcctgcaaatgaagaaataaaGAGAATAAGTAACTGTAACGCAACACTGACTGAGTTGGCTATTGGCTGGCTGTTGGCGCTCATTCCCTTAATGTAAAATCTCCACACAGAAATCTGCATCAAACCTGTCCTTAAAGATGACCTGTCTATGTACTAGTTCTGCCAAGTTAGTATTAACATCTAAATTGTTCATTGCAATTGTATGAAAAGATGATGGATATCGTTCAGTCAGGTATGAATCTATGCTGTTCCACTAATATCCACCTATACAGtcacaagaaaagaatattaaaCTTTTCAACTACCCTAAtaaaaaccacaaaaaaatatgttagtATTCAAGTTTCTGCATGTGCTATATTATTAACACTTTCTCTGAAAGTTGCAGCCTGGCAGAACTTGTcgaagaataaaaatatcatCAGCTATAGTGTTATGTTTATGTACTTGCATCAGAATTCTATGATAGAACTAGCACTTTAAAGTGCTTCGTGAAAGTCAAATACTTGCTACAATGCTGTGCCCAACTTGAAAGTAAGCTAAATAAGGGGAATGAAACTACCAGCAGCAACTTACCGTTTCTGCATCGTGAATATCAAAAGTCACGCTTATCGTGATCAGGGATCCGGAAAGTCATAACAATACACAGTATCTTACATCATGACATAGCAAGTCATCTATAAACACGCTCGATCTGGTTTGTCAGTGAACGATAACTACTTCGAAAATGGTTGCGTCGTCTGCCAACTTCCGGCGATATTTTCTTTCGAGCCATCGATGTTGCAAGTTCTACAATATTACCTGCAAGATTCCATTTGTAATTATGATTATGATTTTAAGaatcaaaacagaaaatattaaaatatgcTTGGGGTTAGCTgagaaaatataaataattacTTCAATTTGTAAAAATTCTGAGCTGTTCGCTTGCCCACAGAAACCCATAAAATAACAATGACAGGACATCTTATTGAACTTTAACTTTCTcctgtttctttgtttttttttccttttcataaCGCATACGGGGCCAGACTCATACATACAGACACACATACGCACACCACAAATTAGAAACACGATTAAACGCCAAACttttgttatctttttctATCAAGGGCTGTACCAAACCAATCATATAAATAGATTGCCACTTCACTGAATTTGTGCCATTCCTTTTCACGTCGAGTGCTAGACACCACTCAACCATCTAACTAGACACTTAGCCGATTCCaaactaaaggaaaaagagaaataaacaaacaaacaattggtTGCTGgtcaacgaaaaagaaaagaaaacaacacaatcTCAGAAAGGATAGCGAGGCAAGGAGTTTTTCACTTTATCCTACAGGGCATATAATTTAACGTGGATAAAAACCCGATAAGAGACGGAAtgtcatttttcaatttttgtcattttttccctttaaagtAACACGTCGGAGAGTGGGGTAGTGAAAGGGGACAAGAGTCTGGTGTTTTAAATGACGTGCATGTCAGTGCTGCATGAATTTCGACGTGAGTACGGGGAT
This region includes:
- the LOC130696785 gene encoding uncharacterized protein LOC130696785 — protein: MVGVTSSWSVPRWIMVSIFLIGWIHLSAGKCQHYGHACLGAHGKKRAEESFTINSIRLPQQNPVPIPRQFSFLANEDSSEEVMKVSATEPGDHFATQTRRLIGRRLPPGFIFTVLTSQRNGG
- the LOC130696781 gene encoding calexcitin-2-like, which gives rise to MAMSDFRRNKLIYVFKTFFDVDNSGAIDQQDFRLAAERTCRVHGWSVNEGRGAQVLQRLLDVWEALKRADSNSDGSVDQNEWCTMWETYAKGGNDSQEWQDKYRDFYFSIMDTSGEGTIELEEFAAVNKRGDVSDSDCSEAFKLLTKNNSSVMDSSTFAQLWKEFFTSDDPSAPGNFIYGKLKF